A single window of Streptomyces sudanensis DNA harbors:
- the leuE gene encoding leucine efflux protein LeuE produces MLGVTDLPTYLAGLLVIVLLPGPNSLYVLSVAARRGTRPGYAAASGVFCGDLVLMTLSAAGAASLLQANAVLFGIVKYAGAAYLTWLAVGMLRAAWGMWRTRGEQAVPERVADAAGPAPAGERPFRRAFAISLLNPKAILFFVAFFVQFVDPAYPYPALSFALLGALGQAASVLYLSLLIFAGTRLAEAFRRRGRLSATATSAAGVLFLGFAAKLSLGGA; encoded by the coding sequence ATGCTGGGTGTCACCGACCTGCCGACCTACCTGGCCGGCCTCCTCGTCATCGTCCTCCTGCCGGGGCCGAACTCGCTGTACGTGCTCTCCGTCGCCGCGCGCCGCGGCACGCGCCCGGGCTACGCCGCCGCCTCCGGCGTGTTCTGCGGCGACCTGGTCCTCATGACGCTGTCCGCCGCCGGCGCGGCCTCCCTGCTCCAGGCGAACGCCGTGCTGTTCGGGATCGTGAAGTACGCCGGCGCCGCCTATCTGACGTGGCTCGCCGTCGGGATGCTGCGGGCCGCCTGGGGGATGTGGCGCACCCGCGGCGAGCAGGCCGTACCGGAGCGGGTGGCGGACGCCGCGGGACCCGCGCCCGCGGGGGAGCGGCCCTTCCGCAGGGCGTTCGCGATCAGCCTGCTCAACCCGAAGGCGATCCTCTTCTTCGTCGCGTTCTTCGTCCAGTTCGTCGACCCGGCGTACCCGTACCCGGCGCTCTCCTTCGCCCTCCTGGGGGCCCTCGGGCAGGCGGCGAGCGTCCTCTACCTGTCCCTGCTGATCTTCGCCGGCACGCGGCTGGCCGAGGCGTTCCGCCGCCGCGGGCGCCTGTCGGCGACGGCGACCTCGGCGGCCGGCGTGCTGTTCCTGGG